Genomic DNA from Candidatus Obscuribacterales bacterium:
GATGACGGCCCAAATGGCCCATCCCAAGGCCGGGGTATGAGATACAAAAGCCAGAATCCCCGCCACCCATAGCAACAGGGCCATAAAATGGGTGAGTTGATCCGTAAACCGTAGCCAGAGCGGACGATGGGCTGGGGATGGAAGTTCATTGGCACCAAAGTGCTGCAAT
This window encodes:
- a CDS encoding cation-transporting P-type ATPase, whose amino-acid sequence is MASLHQPVWTLTAEAVYESLGTTSKGLSEHEAAERLQHFGANELPSPAHRPLWLRFTDQLTHFMALLLWVAGILAFVSHTPALGWAIWAVI